One stretch of Euphorbia lathyris chromosome 7, ddEupLath1.1, whole genome shotgun sequence DNA includes these proteins:
- the LOC136235811 gene encoding BTB/POZ domain-containing protein At4g08455: MRGRRCELARGESETDTESETETMRCISCKEEYSSIDAGTCKECYEEASETEEELKREIEDLKAKVGFLRFWSPLEHQHSIRAFGPFYTDVVLVASSDNGSPVPAHKAVLVSRSPVFKAMLENEMEESRSGTIKISDVSYDALRAFVNYLYTAEACLDEQMACHLLVLAEKYQVKHLKTHCEKFLVSKLNWDNSVPTYAFAHQHNANHVVEAALSFITDNMDKLTKRDEYIELVEKDPRLVVQIYEAYLSKQVNTAAHRVLP, from the exons ATGAGGGGCCGGCGGTGCGAGCTAGCCCGGGGTGAAAGTGAGACCGATACGGAATCCGAAACCGAAACTATGCGGTGCATATCGTGCAAAGAGGAGTACAGCAGTATTGACGCGGGGACGTGTAAGGAATGTTATGAGGAAGCCAGCGAGACGGAAGAAGAACTGAAGAGAGAGATCGAAGATCTGAAAGCTAAAGTTGGGTTTTTGCGATTTTGGTCTCCACTTGAGCATCAGCACAGCATTAGGGCTTTTGGACCCTTTTACACCGACGTGGTTTTAGTCGCCTCTTCCGATAACGGGTCGCCTGTCCCTGCTCATAAGGCCGTTTTG GTGAGCCGCTCCCCAGTATTTAAAGCTATGCTAGAGAATGAGATGGAAGAAAGCCGAAGTGGAACTATCAAGATTAGTGATGTATCCTATGATGCCCTGCGAGCCTTCGTCAACTACTTATACACTGCTGAAGCATGCCTTGATGAGCAAATGGCCTGTCATCTTTTAGTCTTGGCTGAAAAATATCAGGTGAAGCATCTTAAGACTCACTGTGAGAAGTTTCTCGTATCCAAATTGAATTGGGATAACTCAGTTCCCACCTATGCCTTTGCACACCAACACAATGCTAACCATGTGGTTGAAGCAGCATTGTCATTCATAACAGACAATATGGACAAGCTTACCAAACGGGATGAGTATATCGAGCTCGTTGAAAAGGATCCTCGCCTAGTTGTCCAGATTTATGAAGCTTATTTATCCAAACAGGTTAATACGGCAGCACACAGGGTTCTTCCATAA
- the LOC136235810 gene encoding probable methyltransferase PMT10 isoform X1 has product MKPSMAVDMFRTPNWVQIAPLLLLSFSLVVIFYHLPSIPSLISDLSSTASVGALTTNSTLFSPPSAAALPKPRRRQPPPGIKVSPRMGILDETGVMAADFEIGEFDSTSIDELRDLSGGTEENKAQQNEIVRIKYDKYKVCKEIKTDYIPCLDNFDEITRLNLSGSVWKFERHCPEEGKRLDCLLPMPNGYRKSIPWPKSRDEVWFSNVPHTRLVEDKGGQNLIAIQGDKFIFPGGGTLFSHGVDQYLNQISQMVPDIAFGQRTRVALDIGCGVANFGAFLFQQNVTTLSIAPKDVHENQIQFALERGVPAMVAIFSSRRLLYPSQAFDLIHCARCMIDWTGDDENFLLEANRILRAGGYFVWTAEPVYKREEKWRAEMENLTSKICWELAKKEGYTAIWRKPLNNSCYLIRDTGAQPPLCNSSDPDNVWYVNLTACITGLPENGYGGNISTWPTRLHYPPDRLQSINMEFSISRKELFKAESRYWNDIIESYVRAFHWKELNFRNVMDMRAGFGGFAAALHDLDVNSWVMNVVPVNGFNTLPVIYDRGLVGVMHDWCEAFDTYPRTYDLLHAAGLFSVERKRKKCKISSIMLEMDRMLRYGGTVYIRDTVSVLVELQEIATAMGWVSAIHDTGEGPHASLKFLICEKRMP; this is encoded by the exons ATGAAGCCATCAATGGCGGTGGATATGTTCAGAACTCCCAACTGGGTTCAAATTGCACCGCTTTTGCTTCTCTCCTTCTCTTTAGTCGTCATCTTCTACCATCTCCCCTCCATTCCTTCCCTCATTTCCGATCTCTCATCAACCGCTTCCGTAGGAGCTCTCACTACAAACTCCACGTTATTCTCCCCGCCCTCCGCTGCCGCATTGCCCAAGCCTCGTCGACGTCAGCCTCCGCCGGGGATCAAGGTGTCGCCCAGGATGGGGATACTGGACGAGACGGGGGTGATGGCGGCGGATTTTGAAATTGGGGAGTTTGATTCCACTTCCATTGACGAGCTGAGGGATTTGAGCGGTGGGACTGAGGAAAACAAGGCACAACAGAATGAAATTGTTAGAATTAAGTACGACAAGTATAAGGTATGCAAAGAGATTAAAACTGACTATATACCGTGTCTGGATAATTTCGATGAGATTACAAGGCTGAATCTGAGTGGCAGTGTGTGGAAATTCGAAAGGCATTGCCCTGAAGAAGGAAAGAGACTTGATTGCTTGCTGCCTATGCCTAATGGTTACCGTAAATCCATACCCTGGCCCAAGAGTAGAGACGAG GTATGGTTCAGTAATGTACCTCATACACGTCTAGTTGAAGATAAGGGTGGGCAGAATTTGATTGCAATACAAGGGGATAAGTTCATTTTTCCAGGAGGTGGAACGCTATTTAGTCACGGTGTAGATCAGTACTTAAACCAGATTTCACAG ATGGTTCCTGATATTGCATTTGGCCAACGAACCCGAGTTGCTTTAGACATTGGTTGTGGAGTTGCAAATTTTGGTGCCTTTTTGTTTCAGCAAAATGTTACCACTCTATCAATAGCACCAAAAGATGTCCATGAGAACCAGATTCAATTTGCACTAGAGCGTGGAGTTCCGGCCATGGTAGCAATATTTTCTTCAAGGCGTTTGTTGTATCCAAGCCAAGCTTTTGACTTGATACACTGTGCAAGATGCATGATAGATTGGACTGGTGATG ATGAAAATTTTCTTCTCGAGGCTAATAGAATCCTAAGGGCAGGAGGATACTTCGTATGGACAGCAGAACCTGTGTATAAGCGTGAAGAAAAATGGAGAG caGAGATGGAGAATCTTACTAGTAAAATTTGTTGGGAACTTGCAAAGAAGGAAGGTTACACTGCCATATGGAGGAAGCCTTTGAACAATAGCTGCTACCTTATTCGTGACACTGGAGCACAGCCTCCTTTATGCAACTCTAGTGATCCAGACAATGTTTG GTACGTTAACTTGACAGCTTGCATAACTGGACTGCCTGAGAATGGTTATGGAGGCAACATTAGTACGTGGCCCACAAGACTTCATTATCCACCTGATAGACTACAAAGCATAAACATGGAATTCTCAATATCTAGAAAGGAACTCTTTAAGGCAGAATCGAGATATTGGAATGACATAATAGAAAGTTATGTTAGAGCCTTCCATTGGAAAGAATTGAATTTCCGAAATGTGATGGACATGAGGGCTGGATTTGGAGG GTTTGCAGCAGCATTACACGATCTAGATGTCAATTCCTGGGTTATGAATGTTGTTCCTGTCAATGGGTTTAACACATTGCCTGTTATATATGACCGTGGACTTGTAGGAGTAATGCACGACTG gtGTGAGGCATTCGATACTTACCCCAGAACATATGACCTATTACATGCAGCAGGGTTGTTCTCGGTTGAGCGAAAAAG GAAGAAATGCAAGATCTCGAGCATCATGCTAGAGATGGATCGGATGCTAAGATATGGTGGAACTGTATATATACGTGACACTGTATCTGTTCTGGTTGAGCTTCAGGAGATAGCAACTGCAATGGGATGGGTGTCTGCGATTCATGACACAGGTGAAGGTCCTCATGCAAGTTTGAAGTTTTTAATCTGCGAGAAACGAATGCCTTAA
- the LOC136235810 gene encoding probable methyltransferase PMT10 isoform X2: MKPSMAVDMFRTPNWVQIAPLLLLSFSLVVIFYHLPSIPSLISDLSSTASVGALTTNSTLFSPPSAAALPKPRRRQPPPGIKVSPRMGILDETGVMAADFEIGEFDSTSIDELRDLSGGTEENKAQQNEIVRIKYDKYKVCKEIKTDYIPCLDNFDEITRLNLSGSVWKFERHCPEEGKRLDCLLPMPNGYRKSIPWPKSRDEVWFSNVPHTRLVEDKGGQNLIAIQGDKFIFPGGGTLFSHGVDQYLNQISQMVPDIAFGQRTRVALDIGCGVANFGAFLFQQNVTTLSIAPKDVHENQIQFALERGVPAMVAIFSSRRLLYPSQAFDLIHCARCMIDWTGDDENFLLEANRILRAGGYFVWTAEPVYKREEKWREMENLTSKICWELAKKEGYTAIWRKPLNNSCYLIRDTGAQPPLCNSSDPDNVWYVNLTACITGLPENGYGGNISTWPTRLHYPPDRLQSINMEFSISRKELFKAESRYWNDIIESYVRAFHWKELNFRNVMDMRAGFGGFAAALHDLDVNSWVMNVVPVNGFNTLPVIYDRGLVGVMHDWCEAFDTYPRTYDLLHAAGLFSVERKRKKCKISSIMLEMDRMLRYGGTVYIRDTVSVLVELQEIATAMGWVSAIHDTGEGPHASLKFLICEKRMP, encoded by the exons ATGAAGCCATCAATGGCGGTGGATATGTTCAGAACTCCCAACTGGGTTCAAATTGCACCGCTTTTGCTTCTCTCCTTCTCTTTAGTCGTCATCTTCTACCATCTCCCCTCCATTCCTTCCCTCATTTCCGATCTCTCATCAACCGCTTCCGTAGGAGCTCTCACTACAAACTCCACGTTATTCTCCCCGCCCTCCGCTGCCGCATTGCCCAAGCCTCGTCGACGTCAGCCTCCGCCGGGGATCAAGGTGTCGCCCAGGATGGGGATACTGGACGAGACGGGGGTGATGGCGGCGGATTTTGAAATTGGGGAGTTTGATTCCACTTCCATTGACGAGCTGAGGGATTTGAGCGGTGGGACTGAGGAAAACAAGGCACAACAGAATGAAATTGTTAGAATTAAGTACGACAAGTATAAGGTATGCAAAGAGATTAAAACTGACTATATACCGTGTCTGGATAATTTCGATGAGATTACAAGGCTGAATCTGAGTGGCAGTGTGTGGAAATTCGAAAGGCATTGCCCTGAAGAAGGAAAGAGACTTGATTGCTTGCTGCCTATGCCTAATGGTTACCGTAAATCCATACCCTGGCCCAAGAGTAGAGACGAG GTATGGTTCAGTAATGTACCTCATACACGTCTAGTTGAAGATAAGGGTGGGCAGAATTTGATTGCAATACAAGGGGATAAGTTCATTTTTCCAGGAGGTGGAACGCTATTTAGTCACGGTGTAGATCAGTACTTAAACCAGATTTCACAG ATGGTTCCTGATATTGCATTTGGCCAACGAACCCGAGTTGCTTTAGACATTGGTTGTGGAGTTGCAAATTTTGGTGCCTTTTTGTTTCAGCAAAATGTTACCACTCTATCAATAGCACCAAAAGATGTCCATGAGAACCAGATTCAATTTGCACTAGAGCGTGGAGTTCCGGCCATGGTAGCAATATTTTCTTCAAGGCGTTTGTTGTATCCAAGCCAAGCTTTTGACTTGATACACTGTGCAAGATGCATGATAGATTGGACTGGTGATG ATGAAAATTTTCTTCTCGAGGCTAATAGAATCCTAAGGGCAGGAGGATACTTCGTATGGACAGCAGAACCTGTGTATAAGCGTGAAGAAAAATGGAGAG AGATGGAGAATCTTACTAGTAAAATTTGTTGGGAACTTGCAAAGAAGGAAGGTTACACTGCCATATGGAGGAAGCCTTTGAACAATAGCTGCTACCTTATTCGTGACACTGGAGCACAGCCTCCTTTATGCAACTCTAGTGATCCAGACAATGTTTG GTACGTTAACTTGACAGCTTGCATAACTGGACTGCCTGAGAATGGTTATGGAGGCAACATTAGTACGTGGCCCACAAGACTTCATTATCCACCTGATAGACTACAAAGCATAAACATGGAATTCTCAATATCTAGAAAGGAACTCTTTAAGGCAGAATCGAGATATTGGAATGACATAATAGAAAGTTATGTTAGAGCCTTCCATTGGAAAGAATTGAATTTCCGAAATGTGATGGACATGAGGGCTGGATTTGGAGG GTTTGCAGCAGCATTACACGATCTAGATGTCAATTCCTGGGTTATGAATGTTGTTCCTGTCAATGGGTTTAACACATTGCCTGTTATATATGACCGTGGACTTGTAGGAGTAATGCACGACTG gtGTGAGGCATTCGATACTTACCCCAGAACATATGACCTATTACATGCAGCAGGGTTGTTCTCGGTTGAGCGAAAAAG GAAGAAATGCAAGATCTCGAGCATCATGCTAGAGATGGATCGGATGCTAAGATATGGTGGAACTGTATATATACGTGACACTGTATCTGTTCTGGTTGAGCTTCAGGAGATAGCAACTGCAATGGGATGGGTGTCTGCGATTCATGACACAGGTGAAGGTCCTCATGCAAGTTTGAAGTTTTTAATCTGCGAGAAACGAATGCCTTAA